From the genome of Bradyrhizobium sp. ORS 278:
CGAAGGCAAGACCCTGCGCGACGTGGTGCTGGAGGCCGGCGCCGTGCGCTTCAAGCCGATCCTGCTGACCGCGCTCGCGGCCATGATTGGCGCGGCGACGATCCTGCTCGATCCGATCTTCCAGGGCCTGGCGATCTCGCTGCTGTTCGGCCTGGCCTCATCCACCCTGCTGACCGTGCTCGTCATCCCCGCGATCTACGTCGCGCTGCGCGAGCCCGGCAAACCTACCATGAAAGCACCCTAGGACATGTCCATGACCAAGAATTACAACGAGATCTGCAAGGACATCTCGGGCAACCTGAAAACTCTGCGCAAGGACATCCCCGATGTCATGCAAGGCTTCTCGGCGATGGCGCGGGCCGCCGGCGCCGACGGCGCGCTCGACAAGAAGACCAAGGAGCTGATCGCGCTGGCGATCGGCGTCGCCGTCCGCTGCGACGGTTGCACCGGCTTCCATGCCGAGGCGCTGGTGCGCCTCGGCGCCACGCGCCAGGAGGTCGAGGAAACGCTCGGCATGGCGATCTACATGGGCGGCGGTCCGTCGCTGATGTACGCCGCCGACGCGATCGGCGCCTTCGAGCAGTTCCAGCAGCAGGAGGGCGCCTGAGGCGGGCTCAGCCGCAGATGTCGAGAATGGCAAGCATGTAGATGCGGATCATGTCGAGATAATCGGGAATGTCGACGCGCTCGTCCGGCATCGTGTTGTACCGGCCACCGGGGCCGCAGACGATGCCCTCCATGCCGCCTGAGGCGTACAGATGGCCGGCAGGCGACGTCATTCTGACCTATGTCGCCGGCGAGCTGCAGGGCGGTGTCGGGACCTTCTCGCTGATCGAGCAGGGGCTGCGCGCGGACTACTTCATCAATTCGGAGCATTCAGCGCGCGATGGTGCATCAGCGCCTCGGTGACCTGGCGACCGATGGTCAGCGTTGGATTCAGCGCGGTGGATGGATCCTGGAACACCATGGCGATGCGGCGGCCACGCACCGCGGTCAGCTGTTTCGGACCAAGCGTCCGCAGGTCGATGTCGCCGAGCCGCAGCGAGCCCGACACCTTGCGGGCATTGCCCGGCAGGTGCCGCATCAGCGCCCAGGCCAGCGAGCTCTTGCCGGAGCCGGATTCGCCGACCAGGCCAAGCACCTCGCCGGGCGCGATGTCGAGCGACACCTCGCGCAGCACTTCGACTGCGCCGGCGGCCGTTACGTAATCCAGCTCATAATTCGAGATGGCGAGCGCCGAACTCATCGATCATCCCGCGGGTTGAGCGCATCGCGCAGAGCGTCGCCGAGAAGATTGAACGCGATGGCGGAGAGCGCGATCGCGGCCGATGGCGCGATCAGCATCCACGGCGCCTGGTGCATGTATTGCCGCGCATCGCCCACCATCAGGCCCCATTCCGACGCCGGCGGCTGTGCACCGAGGCCAAGGAAGCTGAGGGTCGCGAACAGCATGACGGCAAAGGACACGCGGATCGTGGCCTCGATCACGATCGGTCCCCTCACATTGGGCAGCATCTCGCGGAAATGATCTGCGCGACGCCCTCGCCGCGCGCGACCGCAGCCTTGACAAAGTCCTGGTTGCGCACGGCGAGCGCGACCGAGCGCGTCACCCGTGCCATGCCCGGCGCGAACGCGATAGCAATGGCGACTACGGCATTGCCGGCACCATTGCCCAGCGTGCTGACCAGCAGCAGGGCCATGAGCAGGCCGGGAATAGCCATGACAGCGTCGTTGGTCCGCATGATGACGTCCTCGGCCTTGCCACCGAGAAAGGCCGAGGCGACGCCGATGACGGCTCCGATCTTGCTTCCCGCCAAGGTCGCCGCGAGCGCCATCGGAACGGTCGCCCGCGCGCCGGACAACAGACGGCTCAGCACGTCGCGGCCGAACTGGTCGGCACCAAACAGGTTTTGCTACCCCGGCGCACGGAAGCGGCCGAGCAAATCCATCTTCTCCGGCCCGTATGGCGCGAGCCATGGTCCAAGGAGGCAGACCACGGCAAGCACGGCCAGCAGAACGATGCCAATTGCACCCTGCGGCTTGCGGATCATGCGCACCAGCGGCTCAGTCATAACGGATTCGCCGGTCGAGCAGCGCGTAGACAACGTCCGCGAGCGTGTTGGTGATCGCGTAGGTCACGGCCATGATCATCGCGCCGGCCTGGATCGACGGCAGATCGCGGGTGGTGATCGCGATCATCAGCGCACGGCCGATCCCGGGAATGGCTAAGATCTCCTCGATCACATGATGCCTCCGAGCAGATAGCCGACGTTGAGCGCAACGATGGTGATGACCGGCAACAGCGCGTTGCGCAAGACGTGGCGGACCAGCACCGTCCGCTCCGGCAGCCCCTTCGCCGCGCCGCGCGGACGTAGTCCGATTGCAGAACGTCCAGAGTCTCCGAGCGCATCATGCGCATGACATGGGCGACCAGGATGACCGAGACCGTCAGAACGGGAAGCGCGAGGTGGCGCAGTGCGAGGCCGGAGTCCTCGAGCGGCGACACGTAACCGGTGGCGGGCAACCACGGCAGGACGTCAGTGAGCAGCATCGCCAGCACCGTCGCGGTGACGAACTCCGGCAGCGAGACGCCGAGATAGGCGACGATGCTGGTGATGGTGTCAGCCGCGCTGCCCTGCGGCAAACATGCCGAGCGGAACGGCGACGGGCAGCGTGACGACGAGTGCCCCAGCGGCCAGCGGCGAGGCTGCCGAGATCGCTGGCGATGATCTTAGCCGGAACGATGCGCGCATTCGTGTAGGCGAGTGCGACCGGCAAATCGGCGAAGGCGACCGAGAGCGCGAACTTTACGGTCGACGAATCGACGGCGGCGACGTCCTTGATCGGGCCGACATTGGTGCGCGCCGGCGAGGCCGTTATCGGATCGAGGATCGCCTTGAAGGTTGCGACGACATCCTCCGACGTCAGCGGCGTGCCATCGTGGAACGTCAGGCTCGGACGAAGCTTGAAGGTCCATTCGGTCAGTCCAGCGGCGGCTTCCGGATTGACGCGCGCGAGCAGCGGGTGAATCACGGCCGCACCCTGGTCGACAGAGATCCGCAGCATGCCGCCTCGCTTTGGCGCCTCGGCCGCGAGAGAAACCTGCGGCAAGGCGCCGAGCGCCAGCGCGGAGCCTGCAAGGATATGACGACGGGTGACGGACAGCATCGGGTGACGTCCTATGAGAGCGAGCGGGTTTCGGGACAGAGCTCGGGACTGAACTCGTTTGATAGATAGGCGAGTACCGATTTCGCCAGTGCGACGATGTCAGACAGTTTGGTCGACTCACCGGGCGCATGGATGCGGCTATCGGGCTTGCCGAGGCCGGTCAGCAATACCTCTTGCCAGGCAGCCTGCTGCGCTCCGAGGCCGAGGTGCTGTCGGTGACATCTCGCCCCGCCGCAAAGGCCGAGGCGACGCTGTTTGCCGTGCCCGGTGGCGAGCCGCTGCTCCATCTCCATCGCATCCGCCGCGTCGCCCGGGCGCCGGTGCTGCATTCACGCATCGCGATGGTCGCGAGCCGCGTGCCAGACTTTCCGCGCGAGACGAACAAGGTTCCTGGCATCCGCATCGCCGCCGTGCGCGAAAAGGTCACGGCCGAGGTAGCGACCAGGGAGGATCGCAAGCTGCTCGGGCTGCCAGCCCCGAGCGCCGTGCTGGTCATCGACGAAGAGGCCTACGACCAGTCCGGCGCACTCGCGATCCTGAGCCAGCACCGCGCGACGACGGCGCATCATTATTATTCGAACGAGATCCGCTGAGCAGCGGTCCGCTCAGCAGCCCCAGCGCAACGCCGCCGTGTGCACCGGCGCATCCCACAGCGGGAGCGTTGCATCGTCGAGCGCTGTCACGGTGAGCGAGCATCCGGCCATGTCGAGCGAGGTGACATAAGAGCCGACCAGGCCGCGCGCGATCGTGAGCCCTCGTCCTTCAAGGATCCGGCGCGCTGAATTGGTCATCAGATAGAGCTCCATCGCCGGCGTGCCGCCGAAGCCGTTGACCAGCAGCAGGCATGGCGTACCCGGCTTGGCCGCGAGATCGGCCAGGATCGCGCTCATCATCTCCTCGGCGATCGCATCGGCCGGCGCGAGCTTGACGCGCCGGCGTCCTGGCTCGCCATGGATGCCGACTCCCATCTCCATCTCGTCCTCACCCAGAGCGAAGGTCGGCTTGCCGGCTGCCGGCACGGTGCACGAGGTCAACGCGACGCCCATTGAGCGGGTGCGCTTGTTCACGTCGTCGCCGAGCGCCTTCAGCGCGTCGAGATCGCGGCCCTGCTCGGCGGCGGCGCCGAGAATCTTTTCGACGACGAGCGTGCCGGCGACGCCGCGGCGGCCGGTCGAATAGGTCGACGTCTCCACCGCGACGTCGTCATCGGTGATGACAGTCGCGACTTTCGCGTCCATCATCTCCGCGGCCATCGCGAAATTCATGACATCGCCTTCGTAGTTCTTGACGATGAACAGCGAGCCGCCGCCGGTCTCGACGGCCTGCGCTGCGGCGAGCATCTGGTCGGGCGTCGGCGAGGTGAAGACCTGGCCCGGACAGGCGGCGTCCAGCATGCCTTGTCCGACAAAGCCGGCATGCAGCGGCTCATGGCCGGATCCACCGCCGGAGATCAGCGCGACCTTGCCCGGCTTGAGACTTTTGCGGCGGACGAACTTGCTCTCGTCGCCGAGCGTGACGATGTCGCCATGAATGGCGGCAAAGCCCTGCAGGCTCTCGGTCAGCACATCGTCGACCGCGTTGATCAGCTTCTTCATGGCGTCCCTCCCGGTTCGGCATCGTCATTGTTTTCATTGGCTGAGATCAGGGCGGTGATGCCGCGCGCGACACCCGTGATGATGCGGTCGGCATGGGCGTTGAGCGCGGGATCGCCAAAATCGGGCAGCTCGACGACGAGGCGTCTCATCGGCCGCTGCGTTTCAGCCTCGTCGAGCCGGCCCGGATGCGCGGCGCGATAGGCCGTCAGGAAAGCCTGCTGCTCGTGCGGAGAAAAATGGCAGATGTGAAAGATGGTCTCGACATGCTGCAGCGGGATCGGCGTTGCATAGGCAGGATTTACGATTTGCGAGATGAAGCTGCGATTCTTGCCGATGGCCTCCGCGAGCCGCTGCCGCGTGCCCGACGGGCGGCTGTCGATGACCGCGCGCAGGATCGCCTTGTATTCGGCGAGCGGGCTTGCGGAGCCCGATGAGTCCTGCTCGCTCATGCGCTCCCCACAGGCCTGGCCAGATCGAGTTCACGGATCGCGGCTTTTACCTGCGGCAGCAAACCCGGCGAGACCGAGAGCGCGCGCACGCCCGCCCTGAGCAGAGCAGGAATGGCGCTGACGTCACCCGCGGCATCACCGCAGATCGAAACGTCGACGCCTCTTGCCCGGGCCGCCCGCACGACATGCGCGATCATCGCGAGGACGCCCGGATGCAGCACGTCGGCATAGTCGGCCACCTCGGCGCCGTCGCGCGACGCCGCGGTGGCGTATTGGGTCAGGTCATTGGTGCCGATCGAGAAGAAGTCGGCGGCAAAATCCTGCGCGGCCAGCGCCGCGGCCGGCACCTCGATCATGATGCCAAAGGCCGGTTCCGCGAAAGCAAGGCTGTCCTTCGCGAGGTCGTCCAGCACAGCACGCAGATGCCCGCGTGCGGCATCCAGCTCGCCGGCATTGGTGACCATCGGCAGCATCACCTTCAGCGGCCCGAGCGCGGCGGCCCGCGACAACGCCCGCAGCTGTACGCGGAAGATCTCCGGATGGCGCAGCGACAGGCGGATCCCGCGCAGTCCGAGGAACGGATTGCTCTCGCCGTCGATCGTGTAGCCAGGGATCGGCTTGTCGCCCCCGGCATCGAGCGTACGGATCGTCACCGGGCGGCCATCGGCCCAGCGCATCAGCTCGGCATAGGCGCGGTATTGCGCCTCTTCGTCGTGGAGCAGATTGGCTGTCAGGAATTCGGTGCGGGCGAGCCCGACGCCGTCGCCGGCAGATGCCGGCGCGATCGCCATGTCATTGGGACCGGAAATGTTGACCAGCACCGCCACCGGCGTTCCGTCGCGCGTCAACGCCGGCTCGTGCTGGCGAGCGATGGCCTCCGCCTTGCGGCGCCTGAACTCATCAATCTCTCTACGAGCGGCGGCGATGCGTTCCGGGTCAGGATCGACAACGACCTCGGCGCGCGTGCCGTCGACCAGCAGCTCTCCTGCCAGGCGCTCCCAGCCGCGGCCGAGCCCCACCACCATCGGGACGCCGCGGCCGCGCGCGAGCATCGCGACATGGCTGGTTGGGCTGCCCTCGCCCAGCGCAATGCCGCCGCCTTTCGACCAGTCGACGCCGAGGAAGGCCGATGGCGCGAGGTCACGCGCGACGATGATGGCGCCACTGGGAAGCTGGCCATCATCGGCAAGACCGAAGAGATGTCGCACCACGCGATCCCTGATGTCGGCCAAGTCGCTGGCGCGGGCGCGGAAATATTCGTCATCGGCGGATTCGTAGCCCGCGATCTCCTGGGCCATGGCTGCGCGCCAGGCATCCTCGGCGGCAGTGCCGCGCTCGATCTGCGCAAAGGCGGCTTCCGTGAGCGCATCGTCCTCGAGCAGCGCGAGCTGGAAGCCGATCAGCTCGGCCGCATCGCCCTGGAGGCTCGCGATCAACTCGGCCACCGCGTCACGCGCGCGCGCGACCGCGGCGGCGAGCGCGGCATGCTCCTCTGCAATCGAGCCCTTGGCACGGCTAGCGCCCTCCAGCGCGCGCCGGATCACCGCCGGCCCC
Proteins encoded in this window:
- a CDS encoding carboxymuconolactone decarboxylase family protein, with protein sequence MTKNYNEICKDISGNLKTLRKDIPDVMQGFSAMARAAGADGALDKKTKELIALAIGVAVRCDGCTGFHAEALVRLGATRQEVEETLGMAIYMGGGPSLMYAADAIGAFEQFQQQEGA
- a CDS encoding ATP-binding cassette domain-containing protein, producing MSSALAISNYELDYVTAAGAVEVLREVSLDIAPGEVLGLVGESGSGKSSLAWALMRHLPGNARKVSGSLRLGDIDLRTLGPKQLTAVRGRRIAMVFQDPSTALNPTLTIGRQVTEALMHHRALNAPN
- a CDS encoding ABC transporter permease subunit encodes the protein MIEEILAIPGIGRALMIAITTRDLPSIQAGAMIMAVTYAITNTLADVVYALLDRRIRYD
- a CDS encoding UTRA domain-containing protein, translating into MDAAIGLAEAGQQYLLPGSLLRSEAEVLSVTSRPAAKAEATLFAVPGGEPLLHLHRIRRVARAPVLHSRIAMVASRVPDFPRETNKVPGIRIAAVREKVTAEVATREDRKLLGLPAPSAVLVIDEEAYDQSGALAILSQHRATTAHHYYSNEIR
- the dhaK gene encoding dihydroxyacetone kinase subunit DhaK, which translates into the protein MKKLINAVDDVLTESLQGFAAIHGDIVTLGDESKFVRRKSLKPGKVALISGGGSGHEPLHAGFVGQGMLDAACPGQVFTSPTPDQMLAAAQAVETGGGSLFIVKNYEGDVMNFAMAAEMMDAKVATVITDDDVAVETSTYSTGRRGVAGTLVVEKILGAAAEQGRDLDALKALGDDVNKRTRSMGVALTSCTVPAAGKPTFALGEDEMEMGVGIHGEPGRRRVKLAPADAIAEEMMSAILADLAAKPGTPCLLLVNGFGGTPAMELYLMTNSARRILEGRGLTIARGLVGSYVTSLDMAGCSLTVTALDDATLPLWDAPVHTAALRWGC
- the ptsP gene encoding phosphoenolpyruvate--protein phosphotransferase, coding for MVERCIRGRAASEGLAMGPAVIRRALEGASRAKGSIAEEHAALAAAVARARDAVAELIASLQGDAAELIGFQLALLEDDALTEAAFAQIERGTAAEDAWRAAMAQEIAGYESADDEYFRARASDLADIRDRVVRHLFGLADDGQLPSGAIIVARDLAPSAFLGVDWSKGGGIALGEGSPTSHVAMLARGRGVPMVVGLGRGWERLAGELLVDGTRAEVVVDPDPERIAAARREIDEFRRRKAEAIARQHEPALTRDGTPVAVLVNISGPNDMAIAPASAGDGVGLARTEFLTANLLHDEEAQYRAYAELMRWADGRPVTIRTLDAGGDKPIPGYTIDGESNPFLGLRGIRLSLRHPEIFRVQLRALSRAAALGPLKVMLPMVTNAGELDAARGHLRAVLDDLAKDSLAFAEPAFGIMIEVPAAALAAQDFAADFFSIGTNDLTQYATAASRDGAEVADYADVLHPGVLAMIAHVVRAARARGVDVSICGDAAGDVSAIPALLRAGVRALSVSPGLLPQVKAAIRELDLARPVGSA